The following are from one region of the Ruficoccus sp. ZRK36 genome:
- a CDS encoding ABC transporter ATP-binding protein — translation MTATAIADPILSLRSVTKRYERGKPVLDDFDLDVAEGDFVSIIGPSGCGKSTLLRLVAGLSPLSYGEMVFRDGEPARRNLGFIFQDPTLLPWLNVRRNVELPLKLEGHPRAERTQAVDDVLRMVGLNAVGGHYPRQLSGGMKMRVSLARGLVRQPSLLLLDEPFGALDAITRNQLNAELLGLRRQSPFTALFVTHSVNEAVFLSNRILVLSANPGRLAHSIEVPFAYPREASLREDPEFHHLCADVMRALADASPKR, via the coding sequence TTGACCGCGACCGCCATAGCTGATCCGATCCTGAGCCTGCGTAGCGTGACCAAACGCTACGAGCGGGGAAAACCCGTGCTCGATGACTTCGACCTGGATGTCGCCGAGGGTGACTTCGTCTCGATCATCGGCCCCAGCGGCTGTGGCAAGTCCACGCTCTTGCGGCTGGTCGCCGGGCTCAGCCCACTCTCCTACGGGGAAATGGTGTTCCGCGACGGTGAACCAGCCCGCCGCAACCTCGGTTTTATTTTTCAGGACCCGACCCTGCTGCCGTGGCTGAACGTCCGCCGCAATGTCGAGCTGCCCCTCAAGCTGGAGGGACACCCGCGGGCCGAGCGCACACAGGCTGTCGATGACGTCCTGCGCATGGTGGGGCTCAACGCCGTGGGCGGGCACTATCCGCGGCAGCTCTCCGGCGGGATGAAAATGCGCGTATCACTGGCACGTGGACTCGTACGCCAGCCTAGTCTCCTACTGCTCGATGAGCCCTTTGGCGCTCTCGATGCAATTACCCGTAACCAGCTCAACGCCGAGCTGCTGGGCCTGCGCCGCCAATCCCCCTTTACCGCGCTCTTCGTCACCCACTCGGTGAACGAGGCCGTCTTTCTCTCCAACCGTATCCTCGTACTCTCCGCCAATCCCGGTCGCCTGGCCCACAGCATTGAGGTGCCCTTTGCCTATCCGCGTGAAGCGAGCCTGCGCGAGGACCCCGAGTTTCACCACCTGTGCGCCGACGTCATGCGCGCGCTGGCCGACGCCTCCCCCAAGCGATGA
- the folK gene encoding 2-amino-4-hydroxy-6-hydroxymethyldihydropteridine diphosphokinase, translated as MKPYRQAILGLGSNLGDRATMLASARSTLSELPGTRLLAASPIYETEPVGLREQPMFLNQVVALETLLSPQGLLRACLELEHEHGRVRDVLNGPRTLDIDQLFYENTILDTPELILPHPRWQERAFVVVPLMELLDLPVLKSERCWDALRREASDLPVCEGVACWGTH; from the coding sequence ATGAAGCCCTACCGCCAGGCCATCCTGGGGCTCGGATCAAATCTCGGTGATCGTGCAACCATGCTCGCCTCGGCCCGCTCGACGCTGAGCGAATTACCGGGTACGCGCCTACTGGCAGCCTCGCCTATCTACGAGACCGAGCCGGTTGGACTCAGGGAGCAGCCGATGTTCCTGAATCAGGTTGTGGCGCTGGAGACGTTGCTTTCACCTCAGGGGTTGCTGCGAGCATGCCTGGAGCTGGAGCACGAGCATGGACGGGTGCGCGATGTGCTGAATGGGCCGCGTACACTCGATATCGATCAGTTATTTTACGAGAACACGATTCTCGATACGCCCGAGTTGATCCTGCCGCATCCGCGTTGGCAGGAGAGGGCCTTTGTGGTGGTGCCGTTGATGGAGCTGCTGGATCTTCCCGTCCTGAAGTCTGAGCGTTGCTGGGACGCCCTGCGTCGTGAGGCATCCGATTTACCCGTTTGCGAGGGTGTTGCCTGCTGGGGAACTCACTGA
- a CDS encoding ABC transporter permease yields MKRSLHWTLPLAAGVIILGAWWLITIIWAEQLIYFPNPLAVVKAVWTERAELLPATGKTLWMALAGFASAVAGGAILSLALASAKPIRLSLYPWVLALQMVPVVIMIPIFQIWFSYDAVKTIICMTFMISFFPIVANTTMGLVSTDRRLRELFSSWHARHWQEFLHLRIPFALPYFLTGVRIAAVLAPVGVITGDMLAGTSEGTSGLGFLLYKYRSEFRPDAVFAVALLSALLGFLFAAAIHWVSWLLLHRWHDSATRTE; encoded by the coding sequence ATGAAGCGCTCCCTACACTGGACCCTGCCGCTGGCCGCCGGAGTTATCATCCTCGGGGCCTGGTGGCTGATCACGATCATCTGGGCCGAGCAGCTCATCTATTTCCCCAATCCGCTCGCAGTGGTAAAAGCCGTCTGGACTGAGCGTGCGGAGCTGCTGCCAGCCACCGGCAAAACTCTCTGGATGGCACTGGCGGGGTTCGCCTCGGCTGTCGCCGGGGGAGCCATCCTGTCCCTGGCCCTGGCCTCCGCAAAGCCGATTCGCCTCTCACTCTACCCGTGGGTACTGGCCCTGCAGATGGTGCCTGTGGTCATCATGATCCCGATTTTCCAGATCTGGTTTTCCTACGACGCGGTCAAGACCATCATCTGCATGACGTTCATGATCAGCTTTTTCCCGATTGTGGCCAACACCACGATGGGCCTCGTCTCGACGGACCGGCGGCTGCGCGAGCTTTTCAGCTCCTGGCATGCGCGCCACTGGCAGGAGTTTCTGCACCTGCGCATCCCCTTTGCGCTCCCGTACTTTTTGACCGGCGTGCGCATCGCCGCCGTGCTTGCCCCGGTCGGCGTCATCACCGGTGACATGCTGGCCGGCACCTCTGAGGGCACCAGCGGGTTGGGCTTCCTGCTCTACAAGTACCGCTCAGAGTTTCGCCCCGACGCTGTCTTCGCCGTCGCCCTGCTCTCCGCGCTGCTGGGTTTTCTTTTCGCAGCCGCCATCCACTGGGTCAGCTGGCTGCTGCTGCACCGCTGGCATGACTCAGCGACACGCACCGAGTAA
- the folB gene encoding dihydroneopterin aldolase encodes MDSIRIESIRAYGYHGIYQKERESGQHFAADVTLCLPLDKAGASDALEDTVDYAAVISTVREVLTGPARQTIEAVAESIAAAVLEGFPPVCEISLTVFKPEAPIKDFDGRVSVSIHRRRAS; translated from the coding sequence ATGGACAGCATTCGCATAGAAAGCATCCGTGCTTACGGCTACCACGGCATATACCAGAAAGAGCGCGAGTCTGGGCAGCATTTCGCTGCCGACGTAACGCTGTGCCTGCCCTTGGATAAAGCCGGTGCCAGCGATGCGCTGGAGGATACTGTAGACTATGCGGCTGTGATCAGCACGGTGCGCGAGGTGCTCACTGGCCCGGCCCGCCAGACGATCGAGGCGGTGGCCGAGAGTATCGCCGCTGCGGTTCTGGAGGGCTTCCCGCCTGTCTGTGAAATCAGTCTGACGGTTTTTAAGCCGGAGGCCCCGATCAAGGATTTCGACGGGCGTGTGTCTGTCAGCATCCACCGGAGGCGTGCCTCATGA